In uncultured Bacteroides sp., the following proteins share a genomic window:
- a CDS encoding TolC family protein, with translation MINQIYKITFVLGLAAGCTFSASAQQQQPDSLSFQDVMARVIQSHPSVKEAEEVLNGAKAKIELAKSAYLPTVDFNATYSRVGPVTKVTFPEFGTFQLNPYDNYNAGINVNQTIYDFGKTSKSVDVESKKREINKISIDQIKQNLSMLVTNNYYTLVYIQNAIDIKNEELRNLQNHLKTVQKKSETGSATKYEILTTQVKISSIESQKYDLEASYRTQQTVLNTLLGLPEETQHRVTSSLSTETLSAEESSVNYAIEHREEIKLAKEKTELEHLNYTVIKSVNNPVINAFGTAGFKNGYSPDLNQLKGNFVVGVGVKVPLFDAKRTKNNLQISKSNLISSEYETEIAKRMITNEVVEAQSQIIAAKKKVEQFDIQLAHAMQAFDLAKVSYKSGAITNLDLLDSETSVSESRLQLLKSKLDQLVCILKLKVAVGKHIY, from the coding sequence ATGATTAATCAAATATATAAAATAACATTTGTGTTGGGGCTTGCTGCAGGATGTACTTTTTCTGCATCTGCCCAGCAACAGCAACCGGATTCCTTGTCATTTCAGGATGTGATGGCAAGAGTGATCCAGAGCCATCCTTCAGTGAAGGAGGCAGAAGAAGTGCTCAATGGTGCTAAAGCCAAAATTGAACTAGCTAAATCGGCTTATCTGCCAACGGTCGATTTTAATGCTACGTATTCTCGTGTAGGTCCGGTAACCAAGGTTACTTTTCCTGAATTCGGAACGTTCCAGTTAAATCCGTACGATAACTATAATGCAGGAATCAATGTAAACCAAACCATCTATGATTTTGGAAAGACTTCCAAATCTGTTGATGTAGAAAGCAAAAAGAGAGAGATAAATAAAATCTCAATTGACCAGATTAAGCAGAATCTTTCAATGCTTGTAACCAACAACTATTACACGTTGGTTTACATTCAGAATGCCATTGATATAAAAAATGAGGAGCTGCGTAACTTACAGAATCATTTAAAAACAGTTCAGAAGAAGAGCGAAACAGGTTCTGCCACAAAATATGAAATACTTACCACACAGGTAAAGATTTCCTCTATTGAAAGTCAGAAATATGATCTTGAAGCTTCTTACCGTACCCAGCAAACCGTTCTTAATACCTTATTAGGACTTCCGGAAGAAACTCAGCACAGAGTAACTTCTTCACTGTCTACTGAAACTCTTTCAGCAGAAGAGTCATCTGTAAACTATGCCATTGAGCACAGAGAAGAGATAAAACTGGCAAAGGAGAAAACAGAGCTTGAACATCTTAACTATACAGTTATAAAGTCAGTTAACAATCCTGTTATCAATGCTTTTGGTACTGCCGGATTTAAAAACGGATATTCTCCTGACCTGAATCAGTTGAAAGGTAATTTTGTAGTAGGAGTAGGGGTGAAAGTTCCTCTTTTCGATGCCAAAAGAACAAAGAACAATCTTCAGATCTCAAAATCAAATCTTATAAGTTCTGAATATGAAACAGAGATTGCCAAAAGAATGATTACCAATGAGGTGGTTGAGGCTCAGTCGCAGATTATTGCTGCTAAGAAGAAGGTTGAACAGTTCGATATTCAGCTGGCTCATGCCATGCAAGCCTTTGATCTGGCAAAAGTAAGTTATAAGAGTGGTGCTATAACCAATCTTGATTTGCTCGATTCAGAAACATCTGTTTCTGAAAGCCGTCTTCAATTGCTTAAATCGAAGTTAGA
- a CDS encoding DHA2 family efflux MFS transporter permease subunit, protein MIGTFMAVLDSTIVNVALPKIMTSFGVGIDKIEWVSTAYMLAMAVMLPTSGWMADKFGYKRMYFIGLVLFTFGSLLCGMSGNEDMLIISRVIQGFGAGAIQPLGMAIISREFPPKQRGLALGFWAIAAAASVSFGPLIGGYLVDNFSWQLIFDVNVPIGVIGMAATLIIQSEYKSKKVRKFDLVGFISAVIFLPLLLYALSQGNAATNSDGWGAPYLLVCFAISLIAMVVFVTTEFTVDEPLLDLRLLAGRNFGICSLIMLMFSIGMFGSTFLLPLYLQNSLGYTALQAGAVFLPVGIIQGTMSPISGFLGNKINPKWMIILGVAMLAFSFYLNSSFSFLTERSYIMLGLYIRGFALGIIFTPLSTLSLSQIPREKMAQASGVTNTIRQIGGSLGVAILTTVLTTRVTYHNELYSEAIQPYSPAYVQVKNGLQNYAQQTVGSTPAVAAQQGQTLLVSNIAKQAYIQGVDDDFLLVAVITILGSAPVFLLRRKNNNV, encoded by the coding sequence ATGATTGGAACATTCATGGCTGTGCTCGATTCAACAATCGTAAATGTAGCTTTACCCAAGATCATGACTTCCTTTGGAGTGGGAATTGATAAAATAGAATGGGTATCCACGGCTTATATGCTTGCTATGGCTGTAATGTTGCCAACATCAGGCTGGATGGCTGATAAGTTCGGATACAAGCGCATGTATTTTATCGGTCTGGTGCTATTTACCTTTGGGTCTTTGCTTTGTGGAATGTCGGGTAATGAAGATATGCTTATTATTTCCCGTGTAATTCAAGGATTTGGTGCCGGAGCAATACAGCCTTTAGGTATGGCTATTATTTCAAGAGAGTTCCCGCCCAAGCAACGTGGACTGGCTTTGGGATTCTGGGCTATTGCCGCTGCTGCATCAGTATCATTCGGACCACTTATCGGGGGATATCTTGTCGATAATTTCAGCTGGCAGCTGATTTTTGATGTGAATGTACCTATTGGTGTTATAGGAATGGCTGCAACACTGATTATACAGAGTGAATATAAAAGTAAAAAGGTACGCAAGTTTGACCTTGTTGGATTCATTTCTGCAGTGATATTTCTGCCCTTACTTCTTTATGCTCTTTCTCAAGGTAATGCCGCAACCAATTCTGACGGATGGGGAGCTCCTTATCTGTTGGTTTGCTTTGCCATTTCTTTGATAGCCATGGTGGTATTCGTCACAACAGAGTTTACTGTTGATGAGCCTTTGCTTGATTTGCGACTGCTTGCCGGCCGAAACTTTGGTATCTGTTCGCTTATTATGCTGATGTTCAGTATCGGGATGTTTGGAAGTACTTTTTTATTGCCTCTCTATCTTCAGAACTCATTAGGATATACAGCCCTGCAGGCCGGAGCAGTATTTCTTCCGGTGGGTATCATTCAGGGAACAATGTCGCCTATATCCGGATTTCTGGGAAATAAAATAAATCCAAAATGGATGATAATACTCGGAGTAGCGATGCTTGCATTCAGTTTTTATTTAAACTCTTCGTTCTCTTTTCTCACAGAACGGTCATATATAATGCTAGGACTGTATATCCGCGGATTTGCTTTAGGGATTATTTTTACCCCGCTTAGCACTCTGTCTTTGTCACAGATTCCGCGTGAGAAAATGGCTCAGGCATCAGGTGTGACAAATACAATCCGCCAGATCGGGGGTAGTCTTGGAGTGGCAATACTTACAACAGTGCTCACTACCAGAGTCACCTATCACAACGAGTTATATAGTGAAGCTATCCAGCCATATTCTCCTGCTTATGTGCAGGTTAAGAACGGACTTCAGAACTATGCACAACAAACAGTGGGAAGTACTCCTGCAGTCGCCGCTCAGCAAGGGCAAACATTGCTGGTGTCAAACATAGCTAAGCAGGCATATATCCAGGGCGTTGACGACGACTTTTTACTGGTGGCCGTTATTACTATTCTGGGAAGTGCTCCTGTGTTTTTATTACGCAGAAAGAATAACAATGTATAA
- a CDS encoding HlyD family secretion protein, translating to MKKEKKKKGIKMYIPLIVVTAIVLVGGWYWYSEYTKYVSTDDAHIDSDNYAISSKILGRINHIYFEEGDTVKKGDLLAELDSTELHAQKMQAIASLAQSEAAQLQSEAKLNYDQENIKVFQVGLSKTQEDFARAKEQYKGDVITKEQFDHSKKAWETAKAQLDAAKTQLSVSRAQIGSSKAAIGTTKAQIGVISTQLNNTHLYAPINGIVAKKWLLDGDVSQPGQNILTVTNSKKLWVTVYLEETKMAGLHLNQKAKLEIDAYPDVKFTGRIIQLSSNTASQFSLIPPNNASGNFTKVTQRVPLKISIDGTEDNTSLSKFQLLAGMSVVVKIIKGK from the coding sequence ATGAAGAAAGAGAAAAAGAAAAAAGGGATAAAAATGTATATCCCATTGATTGTAGTGACTGCAATTGTTTTAGTTGGTGGTTGGTATTGGTATAGTGAGTATACCAAATATGTTTCAACAGATGATGCGCATATTGATTCAGATAATTATGCGATTAGTTCAAAAATTCTAGGGCGTATCAACCACATTTACTTTGAAGAAGGAGATACAGTTAAAAAGGGTGATTTGCTTGCTGAGCTTGACAGTACTGAACTTCATGCTCAGAAAATGCAGGCTATAGCTAGTCTTGCTCAATCTGAGGCCGCACAGCTACAATCTGAGGCAAAATTAAACTATGACCAGGAGAATATTAAGGTTTTTCAGGTTGGTTTGTCTAAAACTCAGGAAGATTTTGCCCGTGCAAAAGAACAGTATAAGGGCGATGTGATTACAAAAGAACAATTTGATCATTCAAAGAAAGCGTGGGAAACAGCAAAAGCACAGCTTGATGCTGCAAAAACTCAGCTATCTGTTTCACGAGCACAGATTGGATCTTCAAAAGCTGCTATCGGAACAACAAAAGCACAAATTGGAGTTATCTCAACACAGTTGAATAATACTCACTTATATGCACCTATTAATGGAATTGTAGCAAAAAAATGGTTGCTTGATGGTGATGTTTCACAACCTGGACAGAACATTCTAACGGTAACAAATTCAAAGAAACTCTGGGTTACAGTTTATCTTGAAGAAACAAAAATGGCCGGATTACATCTGAACCAGAAAGCAAAGTTAGAGATTGATGCTTATCCGGATGTGAAATTTACAGGAAGAATCATTCAGCTTAGTTCAAATACAGCATCTCAGTTCTCACTTATTCCACCCAATAATGCATCGGGAAACTTTACCAAGGTTACTCAGAGAGTTCCTCTAAAGATATCCATTGACGGAACAGAAGATAATACTTCCTTAAGCAAATTCCAACTTTTGGCAGGAATGTCTGTTGTAGTAAAAATTATTAAGGGTAAATAA
- a CDS encoding TetR/AcrR family transcriptional regulator, translating into MVVSKRLGESQSKTEQIVTVAQKRFGQYGFEKTTMNEIASDLNMCKGSLYYYFPDKEHLYIAVTKKEHDFFVELVREKMATLTDASEMIREYVNIRVSYWGKLLNLSRLRHDYAHELHSLMHGLWAEFRTQEEDMITNILNVGIANGQFEACNVDEHTELLLDAMKGLSMSALRNKDIFYLEAHEYDRLLRMINLFVEMFVKSLRK; encoded by the coding sequence ATGGTAGTTAGTAAACGTTTAGGAGAGAGTCAGAGTAAGACAGAACAAATTGTAACAGTTGCTCAAAAGCGCTTTGGACAATATGGTTTTGAAAAAACGACAATGAATGAAATAGCTTCAGATCTTAACATGTGCAAAGGATCTTTATATTACTATTTCCCGGATAAAGAACATTTGTATATCGCTGTGACTAAGAAAGAACATGATTTCTTTGTTGAGTTGGTTCGTGAAAAAATGGCTACACTTACTGATGCATCTGAAATGATCAGAGAGTATGTGAATATCAGGGTATCATACTGGGGAAAGTTACTAAACTTAAGCAGGCTACGACATGATTATGCTCATGAGTTACATTCTTTGATGCATGGCTTATGGGCCGAATTCCGAACTCAGGAAGAGGATATGATAACTAATATTCTGAATGTAGGTATAGCAAACGGGCAGTTTGAAGCTTGTAATGTAGATGAACATACAGAATTACTTCTTGATGCAATGAAAGGACTATCCATGTCAGCACTTAGGAATAAAGACATATTCTATCTGGAAGCTCATGAATACGACAGATTGCTTAGGATGATTAATTTGTTTGTAGAAATGTTTGTGAAATCATTAAGAAAATAA
- a CDS encoding GNAT family N-acetyltransferase, with protein sequence MEIKIRKANEHDYPVIFSMIRDFAAFENCSDKLANSLEQMKEEKEYINCFVAEIESKEIVGYVVHFFAYYTWFGKSLYMDDLYVKEEYRGKGVGRSLINAVIDFAKKENCHKLRWQVSSWNESAIGFYKNLGATIDDVERNCDLIF encoded by the coding sequence ATGGAAATAAAAATTAGAAAAGCAAACGAACACGACTACCCTGTAATCTTTTCAATGATCAGGGATTTTGCAGCCTTTGAAAATTGCTCTGATAAGTTAGCAAACTCATTAGAGCAAATGAAAGAAGAGAAAGAATATATTAATTGCTTTGTTGCCGAAATAGAATCAAAAGAAATAGTTGGATATGTAGTCCACTTCTTTGCATATTATACCTGGTTTGGCAAATCACTCTATATGGATGATTTGTATGTTAAAGAGGAATACCGTGGAAAGGGAGTTGGCCGTTCTTTGATTAATGCGGTTATTGATTTTGCTAAGAAAGAAAATTGCCATAAATTGCGTTGGCAGGTTTCCAGCTGGAATGAGTCGGCTATTGGTTTTTATAAGAATCTTGGTGCTACAATTGATGATGTTGAGAGAAATTGTGATTTGATTTTTTAA
- a CDS encoding GNAT family protein, with protein MLSDPEENKEYVFVIHYDGAFARLIGFKDTDKLNKKTEIGYWLSESYQKKGIITESVKVLLHFAFDELDINRIQIKCAVGNAPSRNIPRKLGFKFEGVERDGELLVDNQFTNIEVYSLIKKDLCC; from the coding sequence TTGTTGTCGGATCCGGAGGAAAATAAGGAATATGTCTTTGTTATTCATTACGATGGTGCTTTTGCCAGATTAATAGGTTTTAAGGATACAGACAAATTGAATAAGAAAACAGAAATCGGTTATTGGCTTTCTGAAAGCTATCAGAAGAAAGGCATAATTACTGAATCGGTAAAAGTTTTGCTTCATTTTGCTTTTGATGAACTTGATATAAATCGTATTCAGATAAAATGTGCTGTTGGAAATGCTCCAAGCAGAAATATTCCGCGAAAACTAGGATTTAAGTTTGAAGGTGTTGAACGTGATGGAGAATTATTGGTTGATAACCAATTTACAAATATTGAGGTATATAGTTTAATTAAAAAAGATCTTTGTTGCTAA